The sequence below is a genomic window from Lysobacter capsici.
CGCCGTAGCTTCGGATTCAAACGCTTGCGTACGTCGCTGCGGTCGGCACTTGACGACGCCCCCCATCGGCGTAGCATTCGCCATACGCCACCGGACAGACCGATGGCGATCCACCAATCCGTGAGGGATTCTCATGGCAATCGAATTCGATTACCTGGTTTTCATTGGCCGCTTCGAGCCGTTCCACAACGGCCACGCCGCCGTCGCCCGCCACGCTCTGGCCAAGGCGTCCAAAGTCATCTTCCTGGTCGGTTCCGCCGACACGCCCCGCACCACCAAGAACCCGTTCACCGTCGCCGAACGCGCGGTGATGATCCAGGCCGCGCTCAGCGATGCCGCCGACCGCTTGATCGTGCGTCCGTTGCGCGATCACCTCTACAACGAGAGCCTGTGGATCGCCAACGTGCAGCGCGCGGTCGCCGAGGCGGTGCGCGCCGACGGCGGCGATGCCGAAGCGCGCATCGGCCTGATCGGCATGGACAAGGACGCCTCCAGCTACTACCTGCGCGAGTTCCCGCAGTGGCCGCTGGTCGATGTCAGCCACACCGCCACTTTGTCGGCCACCGAGCTGCGCCGCTTCCTGTTCGAAGCCAATCAGATCGACAGCCACGGCGGCTTGATGCTGATCCGCGCCAACGTGCCCGGCCCGGTGTTCGACATGCTCGAAGCGTTTCGCAAAAGCTCACCGGCGTTCACCCAGTTGGTCGCCGAGTACCAGTTCATCGAGCAGTACCGCGCGGCCTGGAGCGATGCGCCCTACCCGCCGACCTTCGTCACCACCGACGCGGTGATCGTGCATTCCGGCCACGTGCTGCTGGTGCGCCGCCGCGCCGAACCGGGCAAGGGCCTGTGGGCGCTGCCGGGCGGTTTCGTGGGTCAGCACGAAAGCCTGCTCGACGCCTGCCTGCGCGAGCTGCGCGAGGAAACCCGGCTCAAGCTGCCGCTGCCGGTGCTCAAGGGCTCGATCAAGGGCGAGCACGTGTTCGACCATCCCGAACGCAGCGCGCGCGGACGCACCATC
It includes:
- a CDS encoding bifunctional nicotinamide-nucleotide adenylyltransferase/Nudix hydroxylase, which gives rise to MAIEFDYLVFIGRFEPFHNGHAAVARHALAKASKVIFLVGSADTPRTTKNPFTVAERAVMIQAALSDAADRLIVRPLRDHLYNESLWIANVQRAVAEAVRADGGDAEARIGLIGMDKDASSYYLREFPQWPLVDVSHTATLSATELRRFLFEANQIDSHGGLMLIRANVPGPVFDMLEAFRKSSPAFTQLVAEYQFIEQYRAAWSDAPYPPTFVTTDAVIVHSGHVLLVRRRAEPGKGLWALPGGFVGQHESLLDACLRELREETRLKLPLPVLKGSIKGEHVFDHPERSARGRTITHAFHFEFPAGELPPVRGGDDADKARWIAVSEALEMGPQLFEDHLHILEFFLGRG